One window of the Alligator mississippiensis isolate rAllMis1 chromosome 5, rAllMis1, whole genome shotgun sequence genome contains the following:
- the THNSL1 gene encoding threonine synthase-like 1 — protein sequence MYHIVRYQHLKLITQNTVSKVHLKLIFPRTLAFAQLGRSWISSHSHAADQNIILMGPPGAGKTTVGRIVGQKLGCPVIDVDNDVLEKTWNMSVSEKLQDIGNEQFLEEEGKALLRFSASGSVISLTGSNPMHAASMQHMKKNGLVVYLDVPTRDIIDRLEFIKLDRIVGQGPQISMRDILQYRKQFYKKWYDIRVLCESGITAEAVADKVLDAVKRYQDSEAETFISTRYVKSEKCDKKEPAKYFSDVVIEGLASDGGLFVPEKGLPKLTAGEWQSLVEATYVERAQIILEKCIHPADIPASTLGEIVEIAYGENFTCSKIAPIRHLSGNQFLLELFHGPTASFKDFALQLLPHIFAYCVPRSCNYLVLTATSGDTGSAVLDGFSRLNDADKQRIVVASLFPEDGVSQIQKSQMIGCQRGNGWAIGVKSDFDFCQMAIKQIFTDSDYTGFLTAEYGTALSAANSINWARLLPQVIYHASAYLDLVHQSIIAFGSPIDVCAPTGNFGNILAALYAKKMGIPIRKCICASNENNVLTSFMRTGLYDLRGRRLIRTLSPAIDILKSSNLERHLHLIANGDGQLVTLLFNKLENQSHFQLQNELLEKLQQDLMAGWCSEEDCLTAIHSVYSTTGYILDTHTAVAKVVADRLQDRTCPVIISSTAHYSKFAPAILRALRIAEIKQNPLSQLHLLSSYSPLPPVHQGLLETLKKNELQKHQVCAADVNVLMAHIETLIQNRFMKVS from the coding sequence ATGTATCACATTGTTCGATATCAGCATTTGAAACTAATAACCCAGAACACTGTTTCTAAGGTGCATTTAAAGTTGATTTTTCCAAGGACCCTGGCATTTGCACAACTGGGAAGGTCATGGATCTCAAGTCACTCTCATGCTGCAGATCAGAATATTATCCTGATGGGACCTCCTGGTGCTGGGAAAACAACAGTAGGGAGAATAGTAGGTCAAAAACTGGGCTGTCCTGTCATAGATGTAGACAACGATGTCCTTGAAAAAACCTGGAATATGAGTGTGTCAGAAAAATTGCAGGATATTGGTAATGAACAATTTttagaagaggaaggaaaagccCTGTTAAGGTTTTCAGCATCTGGAAGCGTAATTTCCCTTACTGGATCCAATCCAATGCATGCTGCTAGTATGCAGCACATGAAGAAAAATGGGTTAGTTGTGTATCTGGATGTACCCACAAGAGACATAATAGATAGACTGGAATTCATAAAACTGGATCGTATTGTGGGTCAGGGGCCTCAAATTTCCATGAGAGACATACTTCAGTATAGGAAACAGTTTTATAAAAAGTGGTATGATATCCGGGTTCTTTGTGAAAGTGGGATTACAGCAGAGGCTGTAGCAGATAAAGTACTTGATGCAGTTAAGAGGTATCAAGACTCAGAAGCAGAAACTTTTATTTCAACCAGATATGTAAAATCTGAAAAATGTGATAAAAAAGAGCCTGCTAAATATTTCAGTGATGTTGTGATTGAGGGCCTAGCATCTGATGGTGGACTCTTTGTTCCTGAGAAGGGGCTTCCAAAATTAACTGCTGGAGAATGGCAAAGCTTAGTAGAAGCAACCTATGTTGAAAGAGCCCAGATTATATTGGAAAAATGTATACATCCTGCTGATATACCTGCTTCAACACTGGGTGAAATAGTTGAGATTGCTTATGGAGAGAATTTTACCTGTTCTAAAATTGCCCCTATTAGGCACTTGTCAGGCAACCAGTTTCTCCTTGAGTTGTTTCATGGACCAACAGCCTCATTTAAGGATTTTGCATTACAGCTGTTACCTCATATCTTTGCTTACTGTGTTCCCAGAAGCTGCAATTATTTGGTCCTAACAGCTACATCTGGAGACACAGGGAGTGCTGTCCTAGATGGTTTTAGTCGTCTTAATGATGCTGACAAGCAAAGAATTGTTGTGGCCAGTCTCTTTCCTGAAGATGGAGTGAGCCAGATTCAAAAATCTCAGATGATTGGCTGCCAAAGAGGAAATGGATGGGCAATAGGTGTCAAATCTGACTTTGATTTTTGCCAGATGgctataaaacaaatatttaccGATTCTGATTATACTGGCTTTCTTACTGCAGAATATGGAACAGCTTTAAGTGCAGCAAACTCTATAAACTGGGCTCGACTACTTCCTCAAGTGATTTATCATGCCTCTGCCTATCTTGACCTCGTTCATCAAAGTATTATTGCTTTTGGGAGCCCAATAGATGTGTGTGCGCCTACTGGAAACTTTGGCAACATATTAGCAGCCTTGTATGCAAAAAAGATGGGAATACCTATCAGGAAATGTATTTGTGCTTctaatgaaaataatgttttgacCAGTTTCATGAGAACAGGCCTTTATGACTTAAGGGGCAGAAGGCTAATACGTACTTTGTCACCAGCAATAGATATTTTGAAGTCTTCCAACCTTGAACGACACTTGCATCTGATTGCTAATGGTGATGGACAGCTGGTGACACTATTGTTTAATAAGCTGGAAAATCAAAGCCACTTTCAGTTGCAGAATGAGCTACTTGAGAAGCTTCAGCAGGACCTGATGGCTGGGTGGTGTTCTGAAGAGGACTGTTTAACTGCTATTCACTCTGTATACAGTACTACTGGGTATATtttggacacacacacagctgttgCTAAAGTTGTTGCAGATCGATTACAGGATAGAACCTGCCCAGTTATCATTTCATCTACAGCTCATTATTCCAAGTTTGCACCTGCTATTTTGCGGGCTCTGAGGATTGCAGAAATAAAACAGAATCCATTAAGTCAGCTTCACTTGCTGAGTTCTTACAGCCCTTTGCCTCCAGTCCACCAAGGCCTGTTAGAGACATTGAAAAAGAATGAGCTGCAGAAACATCAGGTCTGTGCTGCTGATGTGAATGTCCTGATGGCACATATAGAAACCTTAATACAAAACCGCTTCATGAAGGTTTCCTAA